From one Dermacentor silvarum isolate Dsil-2018 chromosome 3, BIME_Dsil_1.4, whole genome shotgun sequence genomic stretch:
- the LOC125944487 gene encoding acanthoscurrin-1-like codes for MNALSAVVLFCVTVQTTMAGGHLGGYDFGFNDAYGFGYGVSGVGIGSSVALLRGGPGLFKAVEGPAFLVKTVHHVNKMHGGGALLAHSGLGGGYGFGYRGYGYEGFGFDDGFGYGGGYGFGYGVKP; via the exons ATGAACGCCCTG AGCGCAGTCGTCCTCTTCTGCGTCACTGTGCAAACTACAATGGCCGGCGGACATCTTGGTGGCTACGACTTTGGCTTCAACGACGCCTACGGGTTTGGGTACGGCGTCAGCGGAGTCGGCATTGGTAGCAGTGTAGCGCTTCTGCGCGGAGGTCCAGGCCTGTTCAAGGCCGTGGAAGGTCCAGCGTTTCTGGTGAAGACTGTGCACCACGTGAACAAGATGCACGGCGGAGGTGCTCTCCTCGCGCACTCTGGCCTGGGAGGAGGATATGGATTCGGATACAGAGGCTACGGATATGAAGGCTTTGGATTTGATGACGGCTTTGGATACGGTGGTGGTTACGGCTTCGGCTACGGTGTGAAGCCGTGA